The proteins below come from a single Esox lucius isolate fEsoLuc1 chromosome 7, fEsoLuc1.pri, whole genome shotgun sequence genomic window:
- the znf346 gene encoding zinc finger protein 346 isoform X3 yields MCLLGLLLLTGNMALEEPNGDFPYLPSGVAEVNKMIKENGELFSDAVCKVCSAVLNSDSQKLAHYQSKKHANKVRRYMSIHNEEEPAIKRFKSPSGDSAGSNGETDRSKACHICNMTFSSPVVAESHYQGKVHTKNLRLKTFGHQPPAPAQTVAPTMKKKDAQSEETGSVSDDQDRFCSICHASFNNPLMAKQHYVGKKHKKQLTQQKLMETYGPSTAPASTVKGYPCTVCNIELNSVEQYQAHISGSKHKNHQKQQPLDAD; encoded by the exons ATGTGCCTGCTCGGTTTGCTGCTGCTGACAGGAAACATGGCGCTCGAGGAACCGAACGGAGATTTTCCGTATTTACCTTCAGGGGTGGCAGAGG taaaCAAAATGATAAAGGAGAATGGTGAACTGTTTTCTGATGCTGTGTGCAAAGTCTGCAGTGCTGTCCTGAATTCTGACTCCCAGAAACTTGCACATTATCAG AGCAAAAAGCATGCCAACAAAGTGAGACGCTATATGAGCATCCACAACGAAGAGGAGCCTGCCATCAAAAGATTCAAGTCACCTTCCGGAGACAGT GCTGGTAGCAATGGAGAGACGGACCGCTCCAAAGCCTGTCACATATGTAACATGACATTCTCTTCTCCGGTGGTGGCTGAGTCCCACTACCAGGGCAAGGTGCATACAAAGAACCTGAGACTAAAGACCTTTGGACATCAGCCCCCAG CACCAGCCCAAACCGTGGCCCCAACGATGAAGAAGAAAGACGCCCAGTCCGAGGAGACGGGCAGTGTGTCTGACGACCAGGACCGGTTCTGTTCCATATGCCACGCCTCCTTTAACAACCCCCTCATGGCCAAGCAGCACTATGTTGGGAAGAAGCATAAAAAACAGCTGACTCAGCAGAAGTTGATGGAAACCTACGGGCCATCCACGGCACCAG CTTCCACAGTAAAGGGCTATCCATGCACTGTGTGCAACATCGAACTGAACTCTGTGGAACAGTATCAAGCTCACATCAGCGGCTCCAAACATAAGAACCA TCAGAAGCAGCAACCACTGGATGCAGACTGA